One region of Scophthalmus maximus strain ysfricsl-2021 chromosome 13, ASM2237912v1, whole genome shotgun sequence genomic DNA includes:
- the LOC118318249 gene encoding cortexin-1 — translation MSTFPSFSATPPNTPTFQSVCKPCLRTPWRMDDVPTMDYELLLSPTSSSLPGSPGSGSSSPPLALVGVDNEQRTALAFVGLLMLFLVFLLVRCFRILLDPYSRMPASSWTDHKEGLERGQFDYALV, via the coding sequence ATGAGCACTTTCCCTTCCTTCTCTGCAACTCCTCCCAACACACCAACCTTCCAGTCAGTGTGTAAGCCCTGTCTCCGGACCCCGTGGAGGATGGACGATGTGCCCACAATGGACTATGAGTTGCTGCTGTCCCCGACCAGCTCCTCCCTCCCAGGCAGTCctggcagtggcagcagcagcccccctcTGGCCCTGGTCGGGGTGGACAATGAGCAGCGTACCGCCTTGGCCTTCGTAGGCCTCCTCATGCTTTTCCTGGTCTTCCTGCTGGTCAGGTGCTTCAGGATCCTGCTGGACCCCTACAGCCGCATGCCTGCATCATCCTGGACTGACCACAAGGAGGGCTTGGAGAGGGGTCAGTTTGATTATGCTCTGGTGTAG